Below is a window of Variovorax sp. TBS-050B DNA.
GTGTTGTAGCGCGTGCCCACCTGCGATTCGGCCCAGGCGCGCAGCCGCTCGGCGCCGGCCGGGTCGATGCCCGGCACGCGGAAGGCGACCACCATCTGCTCTTCGTTCAGCACCTCGTCGAGCGCGCGGGCGCGCACGCCGCTGCCCACCGCCTCGGCGATGCGGCCGTCGCCGAGGTAGAGCACCGCATGGCTCACGGGCGAGAAGGTGCCGAGCCGGATGCCGAAGGAATTGACCGTCGCGATCGAGGTCAGCAGGATGTCGCCCGGCGCGAGCGCATCGGCCGCGATCAGCTCGCCGCCATTGCCCGGCGCGATCACCGAACTCTGCACGCGCAGGCGCAGCCCCGCGTCTTCCGAGGGCAGGTCGAGCCGCGTGGCGCAGCCCGGCAGCAGCAACAGCAGCAGCGCGGCGGCCGGCAGCACCGCCGCAAGACGTGCGGGCCGCCTCATCCCTTCCAGACGAACGGGAACTTCAACTGCTTGAAGAAGCCGTTGGGCACGTAGTCGCCGAGCACGCCGTATTTCTCGGGCCAGAGCTTGGTGCTCTTCACCGCGGTGCCGAAGAGGTAGTCGAGGAAGGCGTAGTGCGCCGCATAGTTCTTGTCGAGCGCCTCCTGGTCCTGGCTGTGGTGCCAGTGGTGGAAGTTGGGCGTCACGATCAGGTAGCGCAGCGGCCCGAGCCGCACGCTCACGTTGCAGTGGTTGAAGACCGCCTGGAAGCCCACCACCACGATGTAGGCATCGATCACTTCCTTGCTGAAGCCGAGCACGTAGATCGGCGCGAGCACCAGCGTGCGCGTGATCAGCAGCT
It encodes the following:
- a CDS encoding YaeF family permuted papain-like enzyme, with amino-acid sequence MRRPARLAAVLPAAALLLLLLPGCATRLDLPSEDAGLRLRVQSSVIAPGNGGELIAADALAPGDILLTSIATVNSFGIRLGTFSPVSHAVLYLGDGRIAEAVGSGVRARALDEVLNEEQMVVAFRVPGIDPAGAERLRAWAESQVGTRYNTAGVMLNAPFVLNRRLCELPLMPASVSSFCISGMATVQLGASRDDQFFCSQFVLEAYRRAGLPITDADPRWVSPADLLHMREGDVPSIAARQPLRYVGHLKYNPPPLLAADGP